A region from the Corticium candelabrum chromosome 14, ooCorCand1.1, whole genome shotgun sequence genome encodes:
- the LOC134190060 gene encoding sequestosome-1-like, protein MSLTVKVFFYDDFRRDNPEPSEVRRFSIDTDVSSSYAYLTQKLASVLTARGVQANKVATFWQDADGDFVTFSSDEELVEALGSMNGDIFKVHVHRDESKSAYDSQCGHPQQRQQQQSDWWRQPQHPWGGFHGNGGLFFHPPGCNPPRWGHCISRREERRQHRRRDCQERQCHTKRDHSATGETESQCCKDTPRRKGYRHQLKNLGKAVAAALEPLGVQVDVEVSGEDTSVKQKEDPSYESDSDQEATVQSDETVETTQEESDAAYAAAAQAQEFHAAATNAVAAVTGVSSSHPYERVLAQLKEMGFDDDGGWLTQLLHAKGGDIGRVLDAIQPQSRKK, encoded by the exons ATGTCTCTGACCGTCAAAGTTTTTTTCTACGACGATTTTCGTCGCGATAACCCCGAGCCTTCGGAGGTTCGGCGATTCAGTATTGATACAGACGTGAGTTCGAGCTACGCATACCTCACGCAGAAGCTTGCGAGCGTCTTGACAGCTCGTGGCGTACAGGCCAACAAGGTGGCTACATTCTGgcaag ATGCCGATGGCGACTTCGTTACTTTTTCAAGTGACGAGGAACTCGTTGAAGCTCTCGGAAGCATGAATGGAGATATATTCAAGGTTCACGTTCACC GGGATGAATCTAAGTCTGCCTATGACAGTCAGTGCGGTCATCCTCAGCAGAGGCAGCAGCAACAGAGTGATTGGTGGCGTCAACCTCAACATCCGTGGGGTGGATTTCATGGCAATGGTGGTTTGTTTTTTCATCCACCAGGATGTAATCCACCTCGTTGGGGTCACTGCATCTCTCGCCGAGAAGAGCGACGTCAACACCGTCGCCGTGATTGTCAAGAACGGCAGTGTCATACTAAGCGTGATCACTCGGCTACAGGCGAAACAGAGAGCCAATGTTGTAAGGATACCCCTCGAAGGAAGGGTTATCGTCATCAGCTGAAGAATCTTGGGAAGGCCGTAGCTGCTGCTTTGGAGCCTTTGGGTGTGCAAGTTGATGTTGAAGTCAGTGGTGAAGATACGAGTGTCAAGCAGAAAGAAGATCCATCATATGAATCCGACAGTGATCAAGAAGCTACCGTTCAGTCTGATGAAACAGTGGAGACAACACAAGAGGAGAGTGATGCTGCCTATGCTGCTGCAGCTCAAGCCCAGGAGTTTCACGCTGCTGCCACAAATGCTGTGGCTGCTGTCACCGGGGTTTCTTCGTCTCACCCTTACGAGCGTGTTTTAGCTCAGCTGAAGGAAATGGGGTTTGATGATGATGGAGGGTGGCTGACACAACTGCTTCATGCAAAAGGTGGTGATATCGGTCGGGTCCTGGATGCCATCCAGCCACAGTCACGTAAGAAATGA
- the LOC134189664 gene encoding sterol regulatory element-binding protein 1-like isoform X1, whose product MDDSQEFQLLTDSRLELPLCPMSLDDLPHDLDERLFADIDADAVLANSTEAPDGLLHHEEGDYSQQIESYPSHSLGMSQQDFHQHCMFASTVNNLNSQSGPDIRLMQTPRMLTQKQSDHLQPPPTIHTSGYQSQPTDSGVTYQSLPSGANNPAIMAALQRFNFSQMLNGQVMGLPGQPSLITPDQRLKFQDMKSLGVGGGKTEKRSAHNAIERRYRTSINDKIMELKNLVVGPDTKINKAGVLRKAIDYIRYLQGINQRLRHENLSLRKAAQHGDPAAVAATLLAVDSQAMMDLHCSDPPRSPFPDTDPTSVYSTRNAVSKSRSTSGEEKLIDGWRESGQEIDGCQSGDSPSSDATIDNSPESSAAGSPSNGVEQVETPAVETPPVTPEEQQKQVKKEPRSPRSMNHTRITLCILALTFCLLLNPSSLMRQEESFGGAPSVHGNGRHLQGLSTEIGEVSLLLSVVSWIVKAVVVFACLAWVLVFGEPRVAPYSKSLDAFWRHRRTAKSEMRNGKMSSAVKYHSLSLAVLSHPLPTGVIDVTTSIMWNILRQLFHLISVDRLIVAGSNYLLPNRRSDIQDMKTSAKHAALAYHDVQLAYLSGHMPADRHLAFHVALSSVNMAECAGNEIDCEQMARIYATAAIQLRRDHSNLPVVSHLLLSRMRKSCTALPADLHWLATPDGEDFFFSANWWQMAPPSHIWAKPTEPGNFCGYLASLFRQQLLHNGFFNLTVSDDKKTSPDVDAALSEFLLVEELSDCDELDIVSCWWARVGQMACYLAKKDISKLEEIHHRLKKLPFQMNDSVLICPAVSKVLSVTCHLKMALKTDGEVLTSELLKECNSATICLEQSMKQTKRRDETVEVPSLFKLVLVLAYDLLLSARTQLWRGSELSGRSSSFTAVTGYQKDLTNFEQLSNGIPSTTAQFQKHKAAYRMMSGANPVLTQQLLHHRASVRRSECSQGLSRKTFSSA is encoded by the exons ATGGACGATAGTCAGGAGTTTCAGTTGTTGACTGACTCCAGGCTGGAGTTGCCGCTGTGTCCGATGTCGTTAGACGACTTACCCCACGACCTCGACGAGAGGCTCTTCGCCGACATAGACG CTGACGCAGTATTAGCCAATTCAACGGAGGCGCCTGACGGCCTTCTTCACCACGAAGAGGGTGACTATTCACAACAGATAGAGAGCTACCCATCTCACAGTCTTGGAATGAGTCAACAGGACTTTCACCAGCATTGCATGTTCGCTTCGACTGTGAACAACTTGAACAGTCAAAGCGGACCGGATATTCGACTCATGCAAACCCCAAGAATGTTGACTCagaaacagtctgaccatctGCAGCCACCTCCAACCATTCAT ACTAGTGGCTATCAATCTCAACCAACAGATAGTGGAGTAACATACCAGAGTCTACCTAGTGGTGCAAATAATCCTGCTATAATGGCTGCATTGCAAAGATTCAACTTCAGCCAAATGCTGAATGGTCAAGTAATGGGTCTCCCAGGCCAACCTAGCCTCATAACACCTGACCAGAGACTAAAATTTCAAGACATGAAATCTTTGGGAGTCGGTGGTGGAAAGACAGAGAAACGGTCGGCTCATAATGCAATCGAGCGTCGATACAGAACGAGTATAAATGACAAGATTATGGAGTTGAAGAACCTTGTAGTTGGGCCAGACACGAAG ATTAACAAGGCTGGGGTGTTGAGGAAGGCTATTGACTACATTAGATATTTACAAGGCATCAACCAGAGGTTACGGCACGAGAATTTATCTCTGAGGAAGGCAGCACAACATGGAG ATCCGGCTGCTGTTGCTGCGactcttcttgctgttgatTCACAGGCAATGATGGATTTACATTGCTCCGATCCTCCTCGTTCTCCATTTCCAGACACAGATCCAACgagtgtgtacagtacaagaaATGCTGTTAGCAAGTCAAGGTCAACGTCAGGAGAAGAAAAGCTGATAGATGGATGGAGAGAAAGTGGACAGGAGATTGACGGATGTCAATCTGGAGACTCGCCGTCATCAG ATGCCACTATTGATAACTCTCCAGAGAGCAGTGCCGCTGGCAGTCCAAGCAATGGTGTGGAGCAAGTCGAGACTCCGGCTGTTGAGACACCACCGGTCACTCCAGAGGAACAACAGAAGCAG GTGAAGAAAGAGCCACGATCACCTCGTTCAATGAATCATACTCGCATCACTCTCTGCATTCTTGCTCTCACTTTTTGTCTTCTTCTCAATCCAAGTTCTTTGATGCGTCAAGAGGAATCTTTCGGTGGTGCTCCTTCTGTTCATGGAAATGGGCGTCATCTTCAGGGACTTTCTACTGAAATAG GCGAGGTTTCATTGCTGTTGTCTGTGGTTAGCTGGATCGTCAAAGCTGTAGTTGTTTTTGCCTGTTTGGCATGGGTCTTGGTGTTTGGAGAACCAAGAGTGGCACCATACTCAAAAAGTTTGGATGCTTTTTGGAGACACAGACGCACAGCTAAATCTGAAATGCGAAATG gtAAGATGTCCTCTGCTGTGAAATACCATTCACTGAGTCTTGCTGTACTGTCTCACCCTTTACCCACTGGTGTTATTGATGTCACCACTAGCATTATGTGGAACATACTAAGACAGTTATTCCATCTGATATCAGTTGATCGGCTTATTGTGGCTGGCTCAAACTACTTACTGCCAAACAGGAG GTCTGACATTCAAGACATGAAGACATCCGCCAAACACGCAGCTCTTGCTTATCATGATGTCCAGTTGGCTTACCTGAGTGGCCACATGCCTGCTGACAGGCACTTAGCATTTCATGTTGCCTTGTCATCTGTCAACATGGCAGAGTGTGCCGGAAATGAGATAGATTGTGAACAAATGGCAAGAATATATGCTACAGCAGCAATTCAGTTGAGAAGGGATCACTCCAATCTTCCAGTTGTCTCG CATTTGTTACTGTCTCGGATGAGGAAGTCATGCACTGCTTTGCCAGCAGATCTTCATTGGCTTGCGACACCGGACGGAGAAGACTTCTTCTTCTCAGCAAATTGGTGGCAGATGGCACCTCCTAGTCACATATGGGCAAAGCCAACAGAGCCTG GCAATTTTTGTGGCTACCTTGCTTCTCTCTTTCGACAACAGCTTTTGCACAATGGTTTCTTTAACTTAACCGTTTCTGATGACAAGAAGACTTCTCCAGATGTTGATGCTGCTTTATCTGAGTTTTTACTTGTTGAGGAACTGAGTGACTGTGATGAGTTAGACATTGTGTCTTGTTGGTGGGCAAGAGTCGGCCAGATGGCTTGTTACTTAGCAAAGAAAGACATCAGTAAACTTGAAGAAATCCATCATAGACTGAAGAAATTACCATTTCAAATGAATGACAG TGTTCTGATTTGCCCTGCTGTTAGCAAAGTTCTCAGTGTAACATGTCATCTAAAGATGGCATTGAAGACAGATGGTGAGGTTCTAACCTCAGAGTTGCTGAAAGAGTGCAATAGTGCTACAATATGTTTGGAACAAAGTATgaagcaaacaaagagaagagATGAGACCGTAGAAGTTCCAAGTCTTTTCAAG TTGGTCCTTGTCTTGGCATATGACCTGTTGCTCAGTGCTCGCACTCAGCTCTGGCGTGGAAGTGAGTTGTCTGGACGGTCATCTTCGTTTACTGCTGTGACAGGATACCAGAAGGATCTGACCAATTTTGAACAACTGAGCAATGGCATACCTTCAACTACTGCACAG TTTCAGAAACACAAGGCTGCATATCGTATGATGTCAGGTGCCAACCCTGTTTTAACTCAACAGCTCCTTCATCATCGAGCTTCTGTCCGACGGTCAGAGTGTTCTCAGGGCTTATCAAGAAAGACGTTTAGCTCTGCTTAG
- the LOC134189664 gene encoding sterol regulatory element-binding protein 1-like isoform X2: protein MDDSQEFQLLTDSRLELPLCPMSLDDLPHDLDERLFADIDADAVLANSTEAPDGLLHHEEGDYSQQIESYPSHSLGMSQQDFHQHCMFASTVNNLNSQSGPDIRLMQTPRMLTQKQSDHLQPPPTIHTSGYQSQPTDSGVTYQSLPSGANNPAIMAALQRFNFSQMLNGQVMGLPGQPSLITPDQRLKFQDMKSLGVGGGKTEKRSAHNAIERRYRTSINDKIMELKNLVVGPDTKINKAGVLRKAIDYIRYLQGINQRLRHENLSLRKAAQHGDPAAVAATLLAVDSQAMMDLHCSDPPRSPFPDTDPTSVYSTRNAVSKSRSTSGEEKLIDGWRESGQEIDGCQSGDSPSSESSAAGSPSNGVEQVETPAVETPPVTPEEQQKQVKKEPRSPRSMNHTRITLCILALTFCLLLNPSSLMRQEESFGGAPSVHGNGRHLQGLSTEIGEVSLLLSVVSWIVKAVVVFACLAWVLVFGEPRVAPYSKSLDAFWRHRRTAKSEMRNGKMSSAVKYHSLSLAVLSHPLPTGVIDVTTSIMWNILRQLFHLISVDRLIVAGSNYLLPNRRSDIQDMKTSAKHAALAYHDVQLAYLSGHMPADRHLAFHVALSSVNMAECAGNEIDCEQMARIYATAAIQLRRDHSNLPVVSHLLLSRMRKSCTALPADLHWLATPDGEDFFFSANWWQMAPPSHIWAKPTEPGNFCGYLASLFRQQLLHNGFFNLTVSDDKKTSPDVDAALSEFLLVEELSDCDELDIVSCWWARVGQMACYLAKKDISKLEEIHHRLKKLPFQMNDSVLICPAVSKVLSVTCHLKMALKTDGEVLTSELLKECNSATICLEQSMKQTKRRDETVEVPSLFKLVLVLAYDLLLSARTQLWRGSELSGRSSSFTAVTGYQKDLTNFEQLSNGIPSTTAQFQKHKAAYRMMSGANPVLTQQLLHHRASVRRSECSQGLSRKTFSSA, encoded by the exons ATGGACGATAGTCAGGAGTTTCAGTTGTTGACTGACTCCAGGCTGGAGTTGCCGCTGTGTCCGATGTCGTTAGACGACTTACCCCACGACCTCGACGAGAGGCTCTTCGCCGACATAGACG CTGACGCAGTATTAGCCAATTCAACGGAGGCGCCTGACGGCCTTCTTCACCACGAAGAGGGTGACTATTCACAACAGATAGAGAGCTACCCATCTCACAGTCTTGGAATGAGTCAACAGGACTTTCACCAGCATTGCATGTTCGCTTCGACTGTGAACAACTTGAACAGTCAAAGCGGACCGGATATTCGACTCATGCAAACCCCAAGAATGTTGACTCagaaacagtctgaccatctGCAGCCACCTCCAACCATTCAT ACTAGTGGCTATCAATCTCAACCAACAGATAGTGGAGTAACATACCAGAGTCTACCTAGTGGTGCAAATAATCCTGCTATAATGGCTGCATTGCAAAGATTCAACTTCAGCCAAATGCTGAATGGTCAAGTAATGGGTCTCCCAGGCCAACCTAGCCTCATAACACCTGACCAGAGACTAAAATTTCAAGACATGAAATCTTTGGGAGTCGGTGGTGGAAAGACAGAGAAACGGTCGGCTCATAATGCAATCGAGCGTCGATACAGAACGAGTATAAATGACAAGATTATGGAGTTGAAGAACCTTGTAGTTGGGCCAGACACGAAG ATTAACAAGGCTGGGGTGTTGAGGAAGGCTATTGACTACATTAGATATTTACAAGGCATCAACCAGAGGTTACGGCACGAGAATTTATCTCTGAGGAAGGCAGCACAACATGGAG ATCCGGCTGCTGTTGCTGCGactcttcttgctgttgatTCACAGGCAATGATGGATTTACATTGCTCCGATCCTCCTCGTTCTCCATTTCCAGACACAGATCCAACgagtgtgtacagtacaagaaATGCTGTTAGCAAGTCAAGGTCAACGTCAGGAGAAGAAAAGCTGATAGATGGATGGAGAGAAAGTGGACAGGAGATTGACGGATGTCAATCTGGAGACTCGCCGTCATCAG AGAGCAGTGCCGCTGGCAGTCCAAGCAATGGTGTGGAGCAAGTCGAGACTCCGGCTGTTGAGACACCACCGGTCACTCCAGAGGAACAACAGAAGCAG GTGAAGAAAGAGCCACGATCACCTCGTTCAATGAATCATACTCGCATCACTCTCTGCATTCTTGCTCTCACTTTTTGTCTTCTTCTCAATCCAAGTTCTTTGATGCGTCAAGAGGAATCTTTCGGTGGTGCTCCTTCTGTTCATGGAAATGGGCGTCATCTTCAGGGACTTTCTACTGAAATAG GCGAGGTTTCATTGCTGTTGTCTGTGGTTAGCTGGATCGTCAAAGCTGTAGTTGTTTTTGCCTGTTTGGCATGGGTCTTGGTGTTTGGAGAACCAAGAGTGGCACCATACTCAAAAAGTTTGGATGCTTTTTGGAGACACAGACGCACAGCTAAATCTGAAATGCGAAATG gtAAGATGTCCTCTGCTGTGAAATACCATTCACTGAGTCTTGCTGTACTGTCTCACCCTTTACCCACTGGTGTTATTGATGTCACCACTAGCATTATGTGGAACATACTAAGACAGTTATTCCATCTGATATCAGTTGATCGGCTTATTGTGGCTGGCTCAAACTACTTACTGCCAAACAGGAG GTCTGACATTCAAGACATGAAGACATCCGCCAAACACGCAGCTCTTGCTTATCATGATGTCCAGTTGGCTTACCTGAGTGGCCACATGCCTGCTGACAGGCACTTAGCATTTCATGTTGCCTTGTCATCTGTCAACATGGCAGAGTGTGCCGGAAATGAGATAGATTGTGAACAAATGGCAAGAATATATGCTACAGCAGCAATTCAGTTGAGAAGGGATCACTCCAATCTTCCAGTTGTCTCG CATTTGTTACTGTCTCGGATGAGGAAGTCATGCACTGCTTTGCCAGCAGATCTTCATTGGCTTGCGACACCGGACGGAGAAGACTTCTTCTTCTCAGCAAATTGGTGGCAGATGGCACCTCCTAGTCACATATGGGCAAAGCCAACAGAGCCTG GCAATTTTTGTGGCTACCTTGCTTCTCTCTTTCGACAACAGCTTTTGCACAATGGTTTCTTTAACTTAACCGTTTCTGATGACAAGAAGACTTCTCCAGATGTTGATGCTGCTTTATCTGAGTTTTTACTTGTTGAGGAACTGAGTGACTGTGATGAGTTAGACATTGTGTCTTGTTGGTGGGCAAGAGTCGGCCAGATGGCTTGTTACTTAGCAAAGAAAGACATCAGTAAACTTGAAGAAATCCATCATAGACTGAAGAAATTACCATTTCAAATGAATGACAG TGTTCTGATTTGCCCTGCTGTTAGCAAAGTTCTCAGTGTAACATGTCATCTAAAGATGGCATTGAAGACAGATGGTGAGGTTCTAACCTCAGAGTTGCTGAAAGAGTGCAATAGTGCTACAATATGTTTGGAACAAAGTATgaagcaaacaaagagaagagATGAGACCGTAGAAGTTCCAAGTCTTTTCAAG TTGGTCCTTGTCTTGGCATATGACCTGTTGCTCAGTGCTCGCACTCAGCTCTGGCGTGGAAGTGAGTTGTCTGGACGGTCATCTTCGTTTACTGCTGTGACAGGATACCAGAAGGATCTGACCAATTTTGAACAACTGAGCAATGGCATACCTTCAACTACTGCACAG TTTCAGAAACACAAGGCTGCATATCGTATGATGTCAGGTGCCAACCCTGTTTTAACTCAACAGCTCCTTCATCATCGAGCTTCTGTCCGACGGTCAGAGTGTTCTCAGGGCTTATCAAGAAAGACGTTTAGCTCTGCTTAG
- the LOC134189939 gene encoding mitochondrial intermediate peptidase-like produces the protein MDYLGTLGRSFRWRKCFSPTLIKAMNMRLRSSLVEAFENAASSSISILSSNSSLQSVPRAEHVHPGGLFGFSELKSKDGFLLLTESALQEAQTLQQQVIDHLGCPKAIELCDQLSDTVCKVADAAEFVRIVHPDGEYREAARRSCLKLGGFVESLNTNVQLYDSLKKLELFQSQFDSLDEEDKQVHKLLLHDFEQSGVHLNHAGRDHALSLLEEELALGVAFTEGCHSAPLNISDAIRDYGVQAVVWAKDHHYDSSIRENAYRVYYDAIPEQVDLMDRLISVRRELATLCGFQSFSHRSLYISMIGSPERAVAFLILAAQQLKPLAEKEMALFAQYKINHDSSSGSAGDLDPWDIGYYMHCLGLEMRDLDKQYRFSLGHCMNGLNVIFSSVFGLSLQVSNEELWSSDVVKLTVYNDALSDVGTIYCDFFARPGKQAQDSHFTIRCGHRLSDGSYQNPVVALVCNFPRKMPTLLSFDQMENLFHEMGHALHSILGRTKYQHVSGTRCATDLAEVPSHLMEKFAHDPVVLNIITQDDGHIFKSRKFGKGKPIGIGLQTLGQVILALTDLEVHGYHNAMNLKSASEVHLDMMSRYWPAPFLPNENRLQRFSHLSAYGAKYYSYLLARAVRNILWKKHFEGQQFNREAGEKLKQQFLSHGGSKPPTDILNDILGREPSVEELCESLLSECK, from the exons ATGGATTATCTAGGGACGCTTGGTAGGTCGTTTCGATGGAGAAAATGTTTCTCTCCGACACTGATAAAAGCGATGAATATGAGACTGCGATCGAGTCTGGTGGAAGCGTTCGAGAATGCCGCATcatcatcaatatcaatacTATCTTCGAATTCTTCTCTACAGTCAGTGCCTCGTGCCGAGCACGTTCATCCCGGTGGCTTGTTCGGATTCAGTGAACTCAAGTCTAAAGATGGATTTTTGTTGCTAACGGAGAGTGCATTGCAAGAGGCTCAAACTCTGCAGCAACAAGTCATCGACCATTTGGGCTGTCCGAAGGCAATTGAGCTGTGCGACCAACTGTCAGATACCGTCTGTAAAGTCGCTGATGCT GCAGAATTTGTGCGTATTGTTCATCCCGACGGTGAATACCGTGAAGCAGCTAGAAGGTCGTGCCTCAAACTAGGAGGCTTTGTGGAGTCTCTTAATACGAATGTGCAACTGTATGATTCTCTTAAGAAGCTGGAGTTGTTTCAGTCGCAATTTGATTCATTAGATGAAGAGGACAAGCAAGTTCACAAGTTACTGCTGCATGATTTTGAGCAAAGTGGAGTCCATTTGAATCATGCAGGCAGAGACCATGCATTAAGTCTACTGGAAGAAGAACTCGCATTAGGTGTGGCATTTACTGAAGGTTGCCATTCTGCTCCTTTGAATATTTCTGATGCAATACGAGATTATGGTGTGCAGGCAGTCGTGTGGGCCAAAGATCATCATTATGATTCAAGTATACGAGAGAATGCGTATCGAGTGTATTATGATGCCATTCCAGAGCAGGTTGACTTGATGGACAGATTGATTTCAGTTAGACGTGAACTGGCTACTCTTTGTGGATTTCAAAGTTTTTCACACCGATCACTTTATATCTCTATGATCGGTTCTCCTGAGAGAGCAGTAGCCTTTCTCATTCTTGCTGCGCAACAATTGAAGCCATTGGCTGAGAAGGAAATGGCTCTTTTTGCTCAATATAAGATTAATCATGACAGTTCGAGTGGCAGTGCTGGTGATTTGGATCCGTGGGACATTGGATATTATATGCACTGCTTAGGATTAGAAATGAGGGACTTGGACAAGCAATATCGATTTTCATTAGGTCATTGCATGAACGGTCTGAATGTAATATTTTCATCTGTATTTGGTTTGTCACTACAAGTCAGTAATGAAGAACTCTGGTCTAGTGATGTTGTCAAATTGACTGTTTACAATGATGCGCTCAGTGACGTTGGAACTATTTATTGTGATTTTTTTGCTCGACCTGGGAAGCAGGCTCAGGACAGTCACTTCACTATTCGCTGTGGTCATCGACTCAGCGATGGTTCATATCAGAATCCGGTTGTTGCTTTGGTATGTAATTTTCCACGAAAGATGCCGACTCTTCTCTCTTTTGACCAGATGGAAAATTTGTTTCATGAGATGGGTCATGCTTTGCACTCTATTCTAGGTCGAACAAAGTACCAACATGTCAGCGGTACAAGATGTGCAACAGATCTTGCTGAGGTACCATCACATCTGATGGAAAAGTTTGCTCATGATCCGGTTGTTCTCAACATCATCACACAAGATGATGGGCACATATTCAAATCAAGAAAGTTTGGCAAAGGCAAACCAATCGGAATTGGATTACAGACATTAGGCCAGGTTATTCTTGCCCTTACTGACCTGGAGGTTCATGGTTATCATAATGCGATGAACTTAAAGTCTGCTAGTGAAGTGCATCTAGATATGATGAGTCGGTACTGGCCGGCACCTTTCCTCCCAAATGAAAATCGTTTGCAACGTTTTTCTCATTTGAGCGCATATGGTGCTAAATATTACTCATATCTTCTTGCTCGTGCTGTCAGAAATATCTTGTggaaaaaacattttgaaggGCAGCAGTTCAACAGAGAAGCTGGTGAGAAGTTGAAACAACAGTTTTTGTCTCATGGAGGATCAAAGCCACCAACAGATATATTGAACGATATACTCGGACGTGAGCCAAGTGTAGAAGAGCTTTGTGAATCTCTTCTCAGTGAATGTAAATAG
- the LOC134189940 gene encoding zinc finger protein 627-like — translation MQRVWKEVFSTWSSKIHMRVHTGERPYSCSECGKKFTQSGALRVYTRMHTEEKPYHSFHRKEEKNHCENHGELFHFVAQVKTPNSSHSRRHVFSDRSLFTFLSIPANGVCSSSVAFSMFHHPTIAVTYGVTVSTVDYLHHQVGIIHGYISPTTVFITSRLTAKLLDPAASCLMHDKICQRADVVIFGV, via the exons ATGCAGcgagtgtggaaagaagtttTTTCGACCTGGTCATCTAAAATTCATATGAGAGTGCACACAGGAGAAAGGCCATATTcatgcagtgagtgtggaaagaagtttACTCAATCTGGTGCTCTAAGAGTCTATACGAGAATGCACACAGAAGAAAAGCCATATCATAGTTTTCATcgaaaagaagagaaaaacCATTGTGAAAATCATGGAGAACTCTTTCATTTTGTGGCACAAGTTAAGACACCAAACAGTTCGCACTCAAGAAGACACG tGTTTAGTGATAGAAGCTTATTCACATTTCTATCCATTCCTGCCAATGGTGTTTGCAGCTCATCTGTTGCTTTCTCTATGTTTCACCATCCCACTATAGCTGTGACATATGGTGTAACTGTGTCTACAG TTGACTATTTGCATCATCAAGTGGGAATCATTCACGGCTACATCAGCCCTACCACTGTATTTATCACATCTCGACTGACCGCCAAACTGTTAGATCCAGCAGCATCTTGTCTCATGCATGATAAGATATGTCAACGTGCTGATGTCGTCATTTTTGGAGTATGA
- the LOC134189942 gene encoding uncharacterized protein LOC134189942, with amino-acid sequence MVQELKKSLKSKPSERTWSHRVSLFLLHYRTTPHGTTGKTPAELLMKRSLRTRLSLLKPEAGKRIRDHQREEFNQATTNVREMGPGDTVSVWNPRRDGRSKWLAGRVTQRLGPTSYLVNVDGHIRYVHIDHLITRDATNTQVIVPGEPDILPATVVPDSSGPVLEDPTLPASTLTPTETTDEEHVMRKSTETKDPVTDNGATEPQKEISQRRYPTRENRQLPLRYRKN; translated from the coding sequence ATGGTACAGGAATTAAAGAAGAGCTTGAAGTCTAAGCCATCGGAGCGAACATGGAGTCACCGAGTGTCATTGTTCTTACTTCATTATCGGACTACCCCACATGGGACGACTGGAAAGACTCCAGCTGAGTTGCTGATGAAACGTTCTCTTAGGACGAGATTGAGTCTGTTGAAACCGGAAGCTGGGAAAAGGATACGAGATCATCAAAGAGAAGAATTTAACCAGGCTACAACCAATGTAAGAGAAATGGGCCCAGGAGACACTGTTTCTGTCTGGAATCCAAGAAGGGATGGTCGAAGCAAATGGCTCGCAGGAAGAGTGACACAACGACTGGGACCGACATCTTATTTGGTAAATGTAGACGGACACATAAGATACGTGCATATTGATCACTTGATAACAAGAGATGCGACCAATACACAAGTGATTGTGCCAGGAGAACCGGATATCTTGCCAGCTACAGTCGTACCAGATTCATCAGGACCCGTGTTAGAAGATCCTACACTTCCAGCAAGTACACTCACACCTACGGAGACTACAGATGAGGAGCATGTTATGAGGAAATCCACTGAGACTAAAGATCCAGTCACAGACAATGGAGCAACTGAACCTCAGAAGGAAATCAGTCAAAGGAGATATCCAACTCGAGAGAACAGACAGCTACCTCTCAGGTATCGAAAAAACTAA